A stretch of DNA from Thiohalorhabdus sp. Cl-TMA:
AGCTGCATCTCGGTGTTGATCTCCCGGGCGCGGATGTCCAGGGCGCCACGGAATATGAAGGGGAAGCCCAGGACGTTGTTCACCTGGTTGGGGTAGTCGGAGCGGCCCGTGGCCATGATCAGGTCGTCCCGAACCGCGCGGGCCTCCTCGGGGAGAATCTCCGGGTCCGGGTTGGCCAGGGCGAACACGATGGGCCGGGGTGCCAGGGCCTCGATGTGCCGGGGCTGGAGGACGCCGCCCACGGAGACGCCGATGACCACGTCCGCCCCCGTCAGGGCGTCCTCCAGGGTGCGCGCGGGCGTGTCGGCGGCGAACTCCGCCTTGTAGCGGTCCATGTCCGCCTCGCGCCCGGCGTGGACCACGCCGTGCTGGTCGGCGAGCAGCAGGTTTTCCCGGCGCGCACCCAGCGCCAGTAGCAGCCGCAGGGTGGCGATGCCCGCGGAGCCGGCGCCGATGCAGACGATGCGGGTGGTGGCGATGTCCTTGCCCTGCAGCTCCAGGGCGTTGATCAGCCCCGCGGCGATGATGATGGCGGTGCCGTGCTGGTCGTCGTGGAAGACCGGGATGTCCATGCGCGCCTTTAGCTCCTCCTCGATGCGGAAGCAGTGGGGCGCGGCGATGTCCTCCAGGTTGATGCCGCCGAAGGTGGGCTCCAGGCGGGCCACCGTGTCGATGAAGGTGTCCGGATCCTCGGCGCTCACCTCCAGGTCGAAGACGTCGATGTGGGCGAAGCGCTTGAACAGCACCGCCTTGCCCTCCATGACCGGCTTGGCGGCCAGGGGGCCCACGTCGCCGAGGCCGAGGACCGCGGTGCCGTTGGTGATCACGCCCACCAGATTGGCCCGGCTGGTGTAGTCGTAGGCGGTGGGCGGGTCGGCGTGGATGGCCCGCACCGGCTCGGCCACCCCGGGGGTATAGGCGAGGGAGAGGTCGCCCTGGGTGGCGCAGGATTTGGTGGGCTCCACCTCCACTTTCCCGGGGCGGGGCTGGGAATGATAGCGCAGGGCGTCGGCGCGGAAGGAATCCTGACTGGACATGGTGCTCCGTTGCTCCGTGGGGTCACGGTAGATAGATGCGGCGATCCTCGAAACCGGCTTGTTCCAGAGCCTCCACCGCCACCGGCACCTGGGCCGCCGGAAGGGTGATCACCAGGACGGTGCCGCCGTCGGTGATATGGGTCTGCCAGAAGGGGGCATCCTCCCTGGGCACGCCCAGCTCCTCCAGCTTGCGGGTCTGGTCGCCGTGGAACAGATCCAGGTAGAAACGGGCGAACCAGCCCCACACGGCGCCGATGGCCACCACCCCGGGGAGCCACATCCAATGGAACCCGGTGGTCCAGAGCAGTAGCCCCAGCGGCAGGGAATACAGGGCGCCACGTCGGGCCCAGTGCCAGGGCGAGGTGAGCCGGGTGAAGTGCTCCGGGGCCTGCTCGGCGTCTACGCCGCCGGGAAGCTGCTGGTGGAAGACCCGGATGTGCCGGCCCTCGATGCCGGCCTCGGTGAGGGCGGTAACGGCCCGTCCCGCCGTCTCCAGGTCTGCGGCGGTCAGGACCACGCGGTGGCTGAGCTCGCCGTGCTCGTTCATCGCACCGACTCGATCTGGACGGGGTGGCGGAGACGGATCGAGGGCGTGCCGTCGTGCAGATGGATCCAGCCACGTACCACCATGATGCGCCTCTCCATATTGGCGGGCGCCTTGCCGGCGCCGGTGAAGGCGTCCCGGCTGTCCTTGCGCAGGATGGCGACGAAATCTTCCGCAAAGTGGAGATAGATGTATTTGCGGGCCGTTTCGACCCTGGCCACCCGGCCCCGGATCCGGTGGAAGGCATTGCGCAGGTCACGGGCGCGGGCGGCGGGCTGGACCCCGTAACGGGGTCGGGACCAGATGCCGCGTCCCGCCCGCCGGGCCTCGCGCTCGGCGGCGAAATAGCGCTCCAGCCGGGAGAGATTGGGCGGTTTGACCACGGCGTGGGCGTGGCCCCGACGCAGCAGCAGGGCATTGACGTTGGCGCCCCCCGCCGTGTGCACGTGGGCCAGGGTGCGGTCGTACTTGTCCTTTTTCTCCGGGCCCAGCTCCAGGCGCACCTTCTTTTCCGCCAGGAAACGGCGCAGGAAGCGCTGGGCCTCGGGACCGCCGGGCTCGGCCGGATCGTCGCGGTGCGCCACCTCGGGGGTGTTTATGCCGATGAGGCGGACCTTGGTGCCGTCGGCGAGGTGGATGGTGTCCCCGTCGGGAATCCACTCCACGGCACGCCATTCGCCGCCGCCGGATTTCCGGGCCCGGCCTATGGGCTCGGCGCCCGGGGGCGGGCGGTCGCCGTAGTGCACGGTGCCCCGGTCATCCACCCAGCGATAGGCGGTGCCCTCCGCGGCAGCCGCTGAAGCGGCCGGGGGAAGGAGGCCCAGGACCAAAAAAAGGGCGCCCGCCGGCGCCCTTCTCGACATCCGCATCCCGCCGGGAGTCGGCTGTCAGCTGCCGGCGCTCTGGCCGTACTTGCGGCGGAACTTCTCCACCCGGCCGGCGGTGTCCACGATCTTCTGCTGCCCGGTGAAGAAGGGGTGACAGGACGAGCACACGTCCACGTGGATATCGCCCACCGTGGTCCGGGTCTCGAAGCTGTGCCCGCAGGCGCAGCTCACCGTGGCGGTTTGGTATTCGGGATGGATCCCTTCCTTCATCGCAGGGCCCTCGAAATGCTGGAAACGCCGTTGGAAAAGCTGGATAGCTTATAAGGGATTGCGGTTTTTCGCAAGTCAGCGGTTCATGCTGGCGAAGAAATCCTCGTTGTCCTTGGTGGCCTTGAGCTTCTCCTGCAGGAATTCCATGGCCTCGTTGGAATCCATGGGGTGCAGCAGCTTGCGCAGGATCTGGGTCTTCTGCAGCTCCTCCTGGTTCATGAGGAGCTCCTCGCGGCGGGTGCCGGAGCGGTTGATGTTGATGGCCGGATACAGGCGCTTCTCGGACATCTTGCGGTCCAGGTGGAGCTCCAGGTTGCCGGTACCCTTGAACTCCTCGAAGATCACCTCGTCCATGCGCGAGCCCGTATCCACCAGCGCCGTGGCCATTATGGTCAGGCTGCCGCCCTCCTCGATGTTGCGGGCCGCGCCGAAGAAGCGCTTGGGCTTGTGCAGGGCGTTGGCGTCCACACCACCGGTGAGCACCTTGCCGGAGCTCGGCACCGTGGTGTTGTAGGCGCGGGCCAGACGGGTGATGGAGTCGAGCAGGATCACCACGTCGTTCTTGTGCTCCACCAGACGCTTGGCCTTCTCGATGACGATCTCCGCCACCTGGGTGTGGCGCTGGGCGGGCTCGTCGAAGGTGGAGGAGACCACCTCGCCGCGCACCGAGCGCTGCATCTCCGTCACCTCCTCGGGCCGCTCGTCGATGAGCAGCACGATGAGGTAGCACTCCGGGTTGTTGGCGGTGATGGAGTGGGCGATGGACTGCAGCATCATGGTCTTGCCCGCCTTGGGCGGGGAGACCAGGAGGCCGCGCTGCCCTTTGCCCACCGGCGCCACCAGGTCGATGATCCGCCCGGTCAGATCCTTCGGGTCGCTGTTCTCCACCTCCATGCGCAGCCGCTCGTCGGGAAACAGCGGCGTGAGGTTGTCGAGGAGCACCTTGTGCTTGGTGTTCTCCGGCGCCTCGAAGTTGATCTGCTCCACCTTGAGGAGGGCGAAGTAGCGCTCGCTGTCCTTGGGCGGGCGGATCTGGCCGGCCACCGTGTCGCCCACGCGCAGGTTGAAGCGCCGGATCTGACTCGGCGACACGTAGATGTCGTCGGGGCCCGCCTGATAGGAGGCGTCCGCCGCCCGCAGGAAGCCGAAGCCGTCAGAGAGGATCTCCAGGACCCCCTCGCCATAGATGTTCTCTCCCTGCTTGGCCCGGGCCTTGAGGATGTTGAAGATCAGGTCCTGCTTGCGCAGGCGGCCTACACCTTCGATTCCCATTTCCTGGGCCAGCTCGTTGAGGTCGTAGGCGGTTTGTGCCTTTAGATCATTGAGGTTCATGAGTGCGATTCGGTCCTGACTGCGTTTCCTGGGTAGCGAGGGGGTTTGGGTTGGCGAATCGGGAGTGATCTCAGCTAGGGCATGGCCGCACGCGGCGGCGGAGGAAGCGACGCATGGGTGGCGCCACTTCAAGGTATGGTTCAACAATACGGCAACCCAGGGATTGGCGGAGACTCCTGGTGGCTCCGGTCAATCCCCGTAAGCCGGGTCGTCTTTCGCTTGCTGCTATCGGGGCCGCGGGTTGCGTGGCGAGCCGGTCCTGGCGCTGGCTACGTTGCCCTTCGGCCCCGGTTCCTGGATCCGGGTCGGGGGCCGGGCTCCGTTCCCGGAGGAGCGGAAGCCCAACGACGATCCTACAGGTTTTCCTCGACGAAGGCCTGCAGCTGGGCCTTGGACAGCGCGCCCACCTTGGTGGCCTCCACATTGCCGCCCTTGAACAGCATCAAGGTGGGGATCCCGCGCACGCCGTACTTGGGGGGCGTGTTGGGGTTCTCGTCGATATTCAGCTTGGCAACTTTCAGCTTGTCGGCGTACTCGTCCGATACCTCGTCGAGGATCGGCGCGGTCATCTTGCAGGGACCGCACCATTCGGCCCAATAATCCACCAGCACCGGCTTGTCAGAGTTCAGCACCTCCTGTTCGAAAGTGCCATCGGTGACATCCAGAGTCGAGCTCATCCCTTCCTCCTGCGCTGGACCGGACGTATAGGGATATTTAACCGTCCGATCGCCGTTTCGGTAAAGGGGGCGCAGCCTGCCGCCGGCCCCCTATCGGGCCGCGGGGCTTGGTCAATGTAAGGGGGTCGCAGTCGGCGGTCAACCCTACCGGAATGGGTGGGCCCCTGTCATTCGCGGGACCTAGCCTCCACGGCTTCCTGGAGGTGCATGGCGTCTAGGATAGCATTTCCCCCTTGGACCGCCGTGAAGAAAACGAAGTTCGCGCGCCCCGCCCGGCCGCGCCGAACCAGGTACTCCGCGAGCCTGTCCAGGCTTTCCGGAGAATAGCGTCCGGGACCCCCGAGGCGGTAGTAGACGGCTCCCGGGGCACGCTCCCCCGGCCCGGGCCGGGCCTCCGTCAGGATCTCGGCGGTGCCGTCCAGGTGCAGGGTCCGGGGCCAGAAGGCGGCCGCCCGGGTCGGCGGCTTCTGCGGCCAGACCAGGACCGCCAGCTTGTCGCCCAAAGGCTCCAAGAGCCGCGCGAGGGGGGCCGGGTCCCGGCCGGCGGCCAGACGACGGCCCCACTCGCCCGTCAGGGAGAGGCTGAGGGTGGCGTCCTCGAGGGTCTCCTCGTCCCAGAAAGCCACCGTTTCCGCGTCCGGTGGCTCGGCGAGGGGCGGAATTTCCAGGGCATGGAACTGGGTGGTGTAGTACTCCAGCATCCAGTCTTCCGGTAGATCCTCCGGATAAAAGCCGCTGGCGTCCTCGGGGAGTACCCAGCCCCGTGTGCCGATATGAATGCCGCTTTCCCGCCGATCCATGCGGTCTCTTCTCTCCCGTACGCGGAATGGGTAAAGGAGTCATGCGCACTTTGCTATAGTGATCTGTTCGGATTCTAGCAAGCGTCGCCCGGTCTGTACCGGATGGCGAAAGTGCTCCATTCTCCTGAAGCGCGGAGGTTTCTCCCGATGAAAGCGCTGTTGAAGCGGCGGCACGGCGGCGACCCGGATGCGGGGCGGCGGGGGCTCCTGCGCGGGCTGGCGGGCACGGTTGGCGGCGGCCTCCTGGCCCTGAGCGGCACGCGCTCGGCCCCCGCCCAGCAGGACGATCTCGCCTTCCCCGGCGACGAGCCGGACGTGAAGGTACTCTACCAGCTCAATCACGCCGAGCCCGAGTACCAGCGGCATATCGTGCACAGTGCCTCCGTGGTGCTGAAGCACTATAATAACCATGTGGCCATCGTGCTCGAATGCTTCGGTCCGGGGATCCACCTCCTGCTCAAGGAGCCGCAGCGGCCGGTGGATCCCGGGCTCCGCGAGCGGGTGCGCAGCCTCTCCGCCTACGGCGTCAAGTTCCACGCCTGCGGGGAGACGCTCAAGGCGCTGGATCTCGGCAAGGAGGCCCTGATCGACGAGGCCGTCTACGTGGCCAGCGGCGTCGTCGATATGGTGGAGCTGCAGCGCAACAAGGGATACACCTACGTGGCCTGGTGAGGCCGGGAGGAGTCGAGCCGTGGTGGGCAAGATCATACTGGCCGTGGGTGCCGTTTCCGTCGTGGCGGGCGGCGTGGGCGGTTTCCTGACCGGGTTCCAATCCCCCGTGTATGCGCTGGTCCCCGTGGGCCTGCTACTGCTCATGGTTGGTATGGTGCAGTCCCTGAACACCTCGGACTGAAGCCGTCGCTGCGGAGGCCGCCATGCCGACCCTCTACCACTACCCCTTCTGCCCGCCCGCCCAGCGGGTGCGTCTGGCGCTGGGCGCCAAGGGGGTGGAAGCCGAGCAGATCGCCCTGCCCTACACCGACCTGGAAACCCCCATCGAGCTGGCGGGGAAGAAGCAGCTTCCCGTCTATGTATCGGACTCGGGAGAAGCCCTGCTCGAATCGGAGACCATCCTCCGCCGTCTGGAGGAGGAGCGGCCCGAGCCGCCCCTGTTCGAGGATGCGGTAGGCCCGGCGGATTACGAAGCGCTCAAGCGCTGGATGGGGGAGCTGGAGGTCCTGGTGGATCGGCTGCGGGGGCCGACCCAGCTCGGCTACAGCGGTCTGGGCGATGACGAGGAGGCCGCCGAGTACTTCCGCCGCCAGGTGGAGCACCGCCACGGTGCCCGGCTGGAGGAGCTGGTGAACGCCCGCTACGCCGACTACCGGCAGTTCGAGGCCGCCGCGGAGCTGCGGCGCTTCGCCAACGTGCTGGCCAAGAGCCGCTTCTTCAGCGGTCGGTTGTCCGTGGCCGACCTCCACATCGTCAGTGAATGGGGGTTCCTGCGCTGGGTGGACGGCGTTTCGCCGCCACTGGACCTGCTCTACTACTTCGAGCGGGTGGAGGATGCCTGCGGGGTGAAGCTGGCGAGCGGCGAGGATGCGCTGTTTTGAGGACGGGAAAGACCAGAATGAATCGCCAAGGACGCCAAGCGCGCTAAGGGAAACGGCAGGAGGCCTGAGTAGCGGCTTTCCGGGCGGGGGTTGGCCGGGGGGCGGCCGTACCTTCCGTACGGCCCCGTGTGCGCTCTTTACGCCGGATGGCCCGAGCCCCCGGGCTACCGAAACCTCGTCAGGCGGTTGGTTGGCTTTACTTGGCGTCCTTGGCGGTTAACAGTAATGCCCTTCTCGCCGCAGGGCTGCTCAGACGCCTTTATGGAAGCGCATGCTGCCGGCGTCGGGATCCAGGTCCACCAGGTAGCCGTTGCCGTCGGCCTTGTCGTGGAGCTGCGCCAGCGGCTTGATGTGCTGGTGCTTTCCGGCCCCGAGCACCGCCTGTACCGGATAGAGCGCGGGCCGCTTCAGGTCGGGCTTCTCGTTCAGGGGGTCCAGATGCTGGGCCATGGCCACCAGATCCTGAACGGGCTCGCCCTCGAACCAGACCACCACCTCGTCGCCGTTATCCAGGGCGTCCGACAGCAGGTCCATCGCCGCTTCGCCCTGCCACTGGATATCGCGGGCCATATCCGTCTCCTCGGGTTGTAGGGGTTCTCCGACCATACATAAGGACAGCGGGGGCGCTCTACAACCGCCGGGGGCCTTTGCCTCCGCGCCCCGCAGAGTCGTCGTCGAGCTGATAGTTCGTCTCCTCCGGTACGGATTCGCCCTTCTCGATCCGCGCCATCTTCACGGCGAGCCGGACGTCGTTGACGGAGTCGGCGTGCCCCTGGGCGTCCTCGGCGGTGATCTCGCCGCGGTTGTACAGGTCCAGCAGGGCCTGGTCGAAGGTCTGCATGCCCTCGTCCCGGGACTCCTCCATGG
This window harbors:
- a CDS encoding thermonuclease family protein, which produces MVLGLLPPAASAAAAEGTAYRWVDDRGTVHYGDRPPPGAEPIGRARKSGGGEWRAVEWIPDGDTIHLADGTKVRLIGINTPEVAHRDDPAEPGGPEAQRFLRRFLAEKKVRLELGPEKKDKYDRTLAHVHTAGGANVNALLLRRGHAHAVVKPPNLSRLERYFAAEREARRAGRGIWSRPRYGVQPAARARDLRNAFHRIRGRVARVETARKYIYLHFAEDFVAILRKDSRDAFTGAGKAPANMERRIMVVRGWIHLHDGTPSIRLRHPVQIESVR
- the rpmE gene encoding 50S ribosomal protein L31, with the protein product MKEGIHPEYQTATVSCACGHSFETRTTVGDIHVDVCSSCHPFFTGQQKIVDTAGRVEKFRRKYGQSAGS
- the rho gene encoding transcription termination factor Rho, with product MNLNDLKAQTAYDLNELAQEMGIEGVGRLRKQDLIFNILKARAKQGENIYGEGVLEILSDGFGFLRAADASYQAGPDDIYVSPSQIRRFNLRVGDTVAGQIRPPKDSERYFALLKVEQINFEAPENTKHKVLLDNLTPLFPDERLRMEVENSDPKDLTGRIIDLVAPVGKGQRGLLVSPPKAGKTMMLQSIAHSITANNPECYLIVLLIDERPEEVTEMQRSVRGEVVSSTFDEPAQRHTQVAEIVIEKAKRLVEHKNDVVILLDSITRLARAYNTTVPSSGKVLTGGVDANALHKPKRFFGAARNIEEGGSLTIMATALVDTGSRMDEVIFEEFKGTGNLELHLDRKMSEKRLYPAININRSGTRREELLMNQEELQKTQILRKLLHPMDSNEAMEFLQEKLKATKDNEDFFASMNR
- the trxA gene encoding thioredoxin TrxA, which codes for MSSTLDVTDGTFEQEVLNSDKPVLVDYWAEWCGPCKMTAPILDEVSDEYADKLKVAKLNIDENPNTPPKYGVRGIPTLMLFKGGNVEATKVGALSKAQLQAFVEENL
- a CDS encoding DsrE family protein, which produces MKALLKRRHGGDPDAGRRGLLRGLAGTVGGGLLALSGTRSAPAQQDDLAFPGDEPDVKVLYQLNHAEPEYQRHIVHSASVVLKHYNNHVAIVLECFGPGIHLLLKEPQRPVDPGLRERVRSLSAYGVKFHACGETLKALDLGKEALIDEAVYVASGVVDMVELQRNKGYTYVAW
- a CDS encoding glutathione S-transferase N-terminal domain-containing protein: MPTLYHYPFCPPAQRVRLALGAKGVEAEQIALPYTDLETPIELAGKKQLPVYVSDSGEALLESETILRRLEEERPEPPLFEDAVGPADYEALKRWMGELEVLVDRLRGPTQLGYSGLGDDEEAAEYFRRQVEHRHGARLEELVNARYADYRQFEAAAELRRFANVLAKSRFFSGRLSVADLHIVSEWGFLRWVDGVSPPLDLLYYFERVEDACGVKLASGEDALF